The following coding sequences are from one Streptomyces sp. NBC_01294 window:
- the kdpB gene encoding potassium-transporting ATPase subunit KdpB: MPPAAAQHVPPGLGTPPRTPLNRPSRKRSGQVNVLEPELLATSAREAVAKLHPRELVKKPVLFVVAVGSVLTTLSALIHPSVFTWVISVWLWLTVLFANLAEAVAEGRGRAQAESLRKARTDTVALRLKRWTYGTNLRHAETEVVTPAELQPFDFVLVEAGEPVPADGDVVDGAAMVDESAVTGESAPVLRESGGDRSGVTGGTTVLSDSIVVRVTSRSGNSFIDRMIALVEGASRQKTPNEIALNILLAALTVIFILIVVSIQPMAAYAGAAQSTTVLVALLVTLIPTTIGALLSAIGIAGMDRLVQRNVIALSGRAVEAAGDINTLLLDKTGTITHGNREAAAFIPLPGIDHTKLADAAQLSSLADETPEGRSVVALAQRYGLQPAAAEDLSNPRFTEFSARTRMSGVNLSWDNGAGCAIRKGAVVEVMDWVVMRGGTVQAEAAAWSAQVSQSGGTPLLVAVHDWDGPRVLGIIHLKDVVKEGIRERFAELRSMGIRTVMVTGDNELTARAIAAEAGVDEYLAQATPEDKLALIKREQAGGKLVAMTGDGTNDAPALAQADVGVAMNTGTSAAKEAGNMVDLDSNPTKLIEIVEIGKQLLITRGALTTFSITNDVAKYFAIIPAMFTAAYPGLEALNIMGLSSPTSAITSAIIFNALIIVALIPLALRGVRYRPASAHDLLRRNLGVYGLGGLILPFVGIKLIDLVVSTIPGLG; encoded by the coding sequence ATGCCTCCCGCCGCCGCGCAGCACGTGCCCCCGGGTCTAGGGACCCCTCCGCGGACCCCGCTCAACCGGCCGTCCCGGAAACGCTCCGGCCAGGTGAACGTGCTGGAGCCCGAGCTCCTCGCCACCTCCGCCCGGGAGGCCGTCGCCAAGCTCCACCCGCGCGAACTGGTGAAGAAGCCGGTGCTGTTCGTCGTGGCCGTGGGCTCCGTCCTGACGACGCTCTCGGCGCTCATCCACCCGTCCGTCTTCACCTGGGTGATCAGCGTCTGGCTCTGGCTGACGGTTCTGTTCGCCAACCTCGCCGAGGCCGTCGCCGAGGGCCGTGGCCGAGCCCAGGCCGAGTCGCTGCGCAAGGCGCGTACCGACACCGTCGCTCTCCGGCTGAAGCGCTGGACGTACGGGACGAACCTGCGCCACGCCGAGACCGAGGTGGTGACCCCGGCCGAGCTCCAGCCCTTCGACTTCGTCCTCGTCGAAGCGGGTGAGCCGGTACCGGCCGACGGGGACGTGGTCGACGGCGCGGCGATGGTGGACGAATCGGCGGTGACCGGTGAATCAGCCCCCGTGCTCCGGGAGTCGGGCGGCGACCGGTCCGGAGTCACCGGCGGCACGACCGTACTGTCGGACTCGATCGTCGTACGGGTCACCTCGCGCTCCGGGAACAGCTTCATCGACCGGATGATCGCGCTGGTCGAGGGTGCGTCCAGGCAGAAGACCCCGAACGAGATCGCGCTGAACATCCTGCTGGCCGCCCTGACCGTCATCTTCATCCTGATCGTGGTCAGCATCCAGCCGATGGCCGCGTACGCGGGCGCCGCCCAGTCCACGACCGTACTGGTCGCGCTCCTGGTGACCCTCATCCCCACCACGATCGGCGCCCTGCTCTCCGCGATCGGCATCGCCGGCATGGACCGCCTCGTGCAGCGCAACGTCATCGCGCTGAGCGGCCGCGCCGTCGAGGCCGCGGGTGACATCAACACCCTGCTCCTCGACAAGACCGGCACCATCACCCACGGCAACCGCGAGGCCGCCGCCTTCATCCCGCTCCCGGGCATCGACCACACCAAGCTCGCCGACGCCGCCCAGCTGTCCTCCCTCGCCGACGAGACCCCCGAAGGCCGGTCCGTCGTGGCCCTGGCCCAGCGGTACGGGCTCCAGCCGGCCGCCGCCGAGGACCTCAGCAACCCCCGCTTCACCGAGTTCAGCGCCCGCACCCGGATGAGCGGCGTCAACCTGAGCTGGGACAACGGCGCGGGATGCGCCATCCGCAAGGGCGCGGTGGTGGAGGTCATGGACTGGGTGGTGATGCGCGGCGGGACCGTACAGGCGGAGGCCGCCGCATGGTCCGCCCAGGTCTCCCAATCCGGCGGGACCCCTCTGCTGGTGGCGGTCCACGACTGGGACGGGCCGCGGGTCCTCGGCATCATCCACCTCAAGGACGTGGTCAAGGAAGGCATCCGGGAGCGGTTCGCGGAGCTGCGGAGCATGGGGATCCGTACGGTCATGGTGACCGGCGACAACGAGCTGACGGCCCGCGCCATCGCCGCGGAGGCGGGGGTGGACGAGTACCTCGCCCAGGCGACGCCCGAGGACAAGCTCGCGCTGATCAAGCGGGAGCAGGCGGGCGGCAAGCTGGTCGCGATGACCGGTGACGGTACGAACGACGCCCCGGCGCTCGCGCAGGCGGACGTCGGCGTGGCGATGAACACGGGTACCTCGGCCGCCAAGGAGGCCGGGAACATGGTGGACCTGGACTCCAACCCGACCAAGCTCATCGAGATCGTCGAGATCGGCAAGCAGCTCCTCATCACCCGCGGTGCGCTCACCACCTTCTCCATCACGAACGATGTCGCGAAGTACTTCGCGATCATCCCGGCGATGTTCACCGCGGCCTACCCGGGGCTCGAAGCCCTCAACATCATGGGCCTGAGCAGTCCGACCTCTGCGATCACCTCGGCGATCATCTTCAACGCGCTGATCATCGTGGCCCTCATCCCGCTCGCCCTGCGCGGTGTCCGCTACCGGCCCGCCTCCGCGCACGACCTGCTGCGCCGCAACCTCGGTGTCTACGGCCTCGGCGGGCTGATCCTGCCCTTCGTGGGCATCAAGCTCATCGACCTGGTGGTGTCCACCATTCCCGGCCTCGGCTGA
- a CDS encoding APC family permease, translated as MAIDMGKTTAAGQAPGTEEPPDTGVRTPHEAGDRHRLTALQGLAALSLDAMASVAYGPESIVLVLAAAGAYGLGFTLPVTLAIAALLAVLVASYRQVIAAFPDGGGSYAVAKKHLGRRTSLVAAASLILDYVLNVAVSVTAGVAALTSAFPELYGERVWICLGVLVLVTAVNLRGVVDSAKAFLVPTAVFVGSILTMVAVGLFRDGPVSTASAAGHASALGEGATGVGALLLLKAFAAGCSALTGVEAVANAVPAFRAPAARRAQRTEVALGALLGVMLIGLSVLIGRFHLQPVEGVTVLAQLADASFGHNLAFYVVQFATMVLLALAANTSFGGLPVLMSLLARDNYLPHVFALKADRQVHRHGVVWLALVSAALLVFSGGDTNTLVPLFAIGVFVGFTICQVGMVRHWYGERPKGWQAKAGLNGFGALLTGVSAVVVTATKFTEGSWLIVLALPLIVLGFEKVNRAYAQIGARLELGRIPQPPQRSRSLIVVPVSGLSRLTCQALTAARSLGDEVLAVTVTHTGPEDRQAAEALRRDWELWKPGIELIEVASDTRSLGRPVSAYVRELMQKHPDAQVTVLIPETEPTHLWQRMLQNQRGSVVAHAVRRDTDAVICRLRFRITADAR; from the coding sequence ATGGCCATAGACATGGGAAAGACGACCGCGGCCGGGCAGGCACCGGGCACGGAGGAACCTCCTGATACCGGCGTGCGGACGCCTCACGAGGCGGGGGACCGGCACCGGCTGACCGCCCTCCAGGGCCTGGCCGCGCTGTCGCTCGACGCGATGGCCTCCGTGGCGTACGGGCCCGAGTCGATCGTGCTGGTCCTGGCGGCAGCCGGTGCCTACGGCCTCGGGTTCACCCTCCCCGTCACCCTCGCGATCGCAGCTCTGCTCGCCGTGCTGGTGGCCTCGTACCGGCAGGTCATCGCCGCGTTCCCGGACGGTGGCGGTTCGTACGCCGTCGCCAAGAAGCATCTCGGCCGGCGCACGAGCCTGGTCGCCGCGGCCTCGCTGATCCTCGACTACGTCCTGAACGTCGCCGTCTCCGTCACCGCCGGCGTCGCGGCGCTGACCTCGGCGTTCCCCGAGCTGTACGGGGAACGGGTGTGGATCTGCCTCGGGGTCCTGGTTCTGGTCACGGCGGTGAACCTGCGCGGGGTCGTGGACTCCGCCAAGGCGTTCCTCGTACCGACCGCGGTGTTCGTCGGGTCGATCCTCACCATGGTGGCGGTCGGTCTCTTCCGCGACGGCCCGGTCAGCACCGCCTCGGCCGCCGGCCACGCCTCCGCGCTCGGCGAAGGGGCCACCGGGGTCGGCGCGCTCCTGCTGCTGAAGGCCTTCGCGGCCGGCTGTTCCGCCCTGACCGGCGTCGAGGCCGTCGCCAATGCGGTGCCGGCCTTCCGTGCCCCGGCCGCGCGACGCGCCCAGCGGACCGAGGTGGCCCTCGGCGCCCTGCTCGGCGTGATGCTGATCGGCCTCTCGGTCCTGATCGGCCGCTTCCACCTCCAGCCGGTCGAGGGGGTGACCGTGCTGGCCCAGCTCGCGGACGCCTCCTTCGGCCACAACCTCGCCTTCTACGTGGTCCAGTTCGCGACGATGGTGCTGCTCGCGCTGGCCGCGAACACCTCCTTCGGCGGGCTTCCCGTGCTGATGAGCCTGCTGGCCCGGGACAACTACCTGCCGCACGTCTTCGCCCTCAAGGCGGACCGCCAGGTACACCGGCACGGGGTGGTGTGGCTGGCCCTCGTGTCCGCCGCCCTGCTGGTGTTCTCAGGCGGCGACACCAACACCCTCGTTCCGCTCTTCGCGATCGGCGTCTTCGTCGGCTTCACCATCTGCCAGGTCGGCATGGTCCGACACTGGTACGGCGAACGCCCCAAGGGCTGGCAGGCCAAGGCCGGCCTCAACGGCTTCGGCGCCCTGCTCACCGGAGTCTCGGCGGTCGTCGTGACCGCCACCAAGTTCACCGAGGGCTCCTGGCTGATCGTGCTCGCCCTGCCGCTGATCGTCCTCGGCTTCGAGAAGGTCAACCGGGCCTACGCCCAGATCGGCGCACGCCTGGAGCTCGGCCGCATCCCGCAGCCGCCCCAGCGCTCCCGCTCTCTGATCGTCGTGCCCGTGTCGGGGCTGTCCCGACTGACCTGTCAGGCGCTGACCGCGGCCCGCTCGCTCGGCGACGAGGTCCTCGCCGTGACCGTCACCCACACCGGTCCTGAGGACCGGCAAGCGGCCGAAGCGCTGCGCCGGGACTGGGAGTTGTGGAAGCCCGGCATCGAGCTGATCGAGGTCGCCTCCGATACCCGCTCGCTCGGCCGGCCGGTGTCGGCGTACGTGCGCGAGCTCATGCAGAAACACCCGGATGCCCAGGTGACCGTCCTCATCCCGGAAACGGAACCCACTCACCTGTGGCAGCGGATGCTGCAGAACCAGCGTGGCTCCGTGGTCGCCCACGCGGTACGCCGCGACACCGACGCCGTCATCTGCCGACTTCGCTTCCGCATCACGGCCGACGCGCGTTGA
- the kdpF gene encoding K(+)-transporting ATPase subunit F, which yields MNAENVVGLIVAVALLGYLVAALIRPERF from the coding sequence ATGAACGCGGAAAACGTGGTCGGGCTCATCGTCGCCGTCGCTCTGCTCGGCTACCTCGTGGCCGCCCTGATCAGGCCCGAGAGGTTCTGA
- a CDS encoding DUF4118 domain-containing protein yields MSGSSHRLHDRAVLLAALVVPFLVALALVPFRTGISATNEALIMVVAVVAVAALGTRAAGALAALSAAAWFDFFLTRPYQQFAIADRDEIQTAVLLLVVGLIVSQLAVRVQRLRTVVVTDASHLSSLQGTARLVEDGASPEAVVEYVRRELVSLLGLRGCRFEYGRLLGHRPRLEHDGGLWLRSRSRIVEYADWPDGETELRVVGGGHYYGRFLLDPLPDRPLPPEEARLVAVAPAAQAGAALDTAGLSHQG; encoded by the coding sequence ATGTCCGGATCCTCGCACCGCCTGCACGACCGTGCCGTTCTGCTCGCCGCCCTCGTGGTGCCGTTCCTCGTGGCGCTCGCCCTCGTGCCGTTCCGCACGGGCATTTCAGCGACGAACGAAGCTCTGATCATGGTCGTCGCGGTGGTCGCCGTCGCCGCGCTCGGGACCCGGGCGGCCGGGGCGCTGGCCGCACTCTCTGCGGCTGCCTGGTTCGATTTCTTCCTGACCAGGCCCTACCAGCAGTTCGCCATCGCCGACCGTGATGAGATCCAGACGGCTGTCCTCCTGCTCGTCGTCGGCCTGATCGTCTCGCAGCTGGCCGTTCGGGTACAGCGGCTCCGGACGGTCGTGGTCACTGACGCCTCGCATCTGTCGAGCCTCCAGGGAACCGCCCGTCTGGTCGAGGACGGCGCCTCACCGGAAGCGGTGGTCGAGTACGTGCGTCGGGAGCTCGTGAGCCTGCTGGGGCTGCGCGGCTGCCGCTTCGAATACGGCAGGCTGCTCGGGCACCGGCCGCGCCTGGAGCACGACGGTGGCTTGTGGTTGCGCAGCCGCAGCCGGATCGTCGAGTACGCCGATTGGCCGGACGGAGAGACCGAGCTGCGCGTCGTCGGCGGCGGGCACTACTACGGCCGCTTCCTCCTCGATCCGCTCCCGGACCGTCCCCTGCCTCCCGAGGAGGCCCGCCTGGTCGCGGTCGCGCCGGCCGCTCAGGCCGGTGCCGCGCTGGACACGGCCGGCCTCTCCCACCAGGGCTGA
- the kdpF gene encoding K(+)-transporting ATPase subunit F: MNAENIIGLVVAVSLLGYLVLALVYPERF, translated from the coding sequence GTGAACGCCGAAAACATCATCGGCCTCGTCGTGGCCGTCTCCCTGCTCGGATACCTCGTCCTCGCGCTTGTGTACCCGGAGAGGTTCTAG